The Haloplanus salinarum genome includes a region encoding these proteins:
- a CDS encoding helix-turn-helix domain-containing protein has protein sequence MSLIAVVEIDHPDLALAPTVRETAASIQVVSHTATDPETGMFFFLVESDSFRTFEAALGRDHTVEESTLIAEASTTRIYRLQHTPGTKLVSPITTEMGGLTLEAGSTDTGWSVRLQLPDRETLSTIWEYCDREGIDFRIDHIYSLDEFAVDDGVGLTDPQRETLVTAYEAGYFEEPRDTSLQELADELGISPTAVGGRIRRGTSRLIERTLLSDE, from the coding sequence GTGAGCCTCATCGCCGTCGTCGAGATTGATCACCCGGACCTGGCGCTCGCGCCCACCGTCCGCGAGACGGCGGCGTCGATCCAGGTAGTCTCCCACACGGCGACCGACCCCGAGACGGGGATGTTCTTCTTTCTCGTCGAATCCGACTCCTTCCGGACGTTCGAGGCGGCACTCGGCCGCGACCACACCGTCGAGGAGTCGACGCTGATCGCCGAAGCGTCGACGACCCGGATCTACCGACTCCAGCACACCCCGGGGACGAAGCTCGTCTCGCCCATCACGACCGAGATGGGCGGTCTCACCCTCGAAGCCGGGAGCACCGACACCGGGTGGTCGGTCCGGTTACAGCTCCCGGACCGGGAGACGCTGAGCACGATCTGGGAGTACTGCGACCGCGAGGGTATCGACTTTCGGATCGACCACATCTACAGCCTCGACGAGTTCGCCGTCGACGACGGGGTGGGGCTCACCGACCCCCAGCGCGAGACGCTGGTGACCGCCTACGAGGCCGGCTACTTCGAGGAACCCCGCGACACCTCGCTACAGGAACTGGCGGACGAACTCGGCATCTCCCCGACGGCCGTCGGCGGCCGCATCCGACGCGGAACCTCGCGGCTCATCGAGCGGACGCTCCTGTCGGACGAGTGA
- a CDS encoding HalOD1 output domain-containing protein has product MSTATTDPERIHHVHHDGTDGPLSDTLVDAVAALADTDPEDLPPLDSRINVAALDGLWNTAGDERPPDGCLTFTYGGFAVVVRSTGTVFLRETE; this is encoded by the coding sequence ATGAGCACTGCTACCACGGATCCCGAGCGGATCCACCACGTGCACCACGACGGGACGGACGGCCCCCTGAGTGACACCCTCGTCGACGCCGTCGCCGCGCTCGCGGACACCGATCCGGAGGACCTCCCACCGCTCGACTCCCGAATCAACGTGGCCGCCCTCGACGGACTGTGGAACACGGCGGGCGACGAGCGACCACCCGACGGCTGTCTCACCTTCACCTACGGCGGCTTCGCCGTCGTCGTCCGGAGCACCGGCACCGTGTTCCTGCGCGAGACGGAGTGA
- a CDS encoding aromatic ring-hydroxylating oxygenase subunit alpha: MTRWNEDVDEVQAVSPDITDETNALPAKYFTDPDVWEMEKEKVFSRYWVYAGHENCIPDAGDYFTRTVGDKQVIVARDEDGDVRAFYNVCAHRGSKMVADTPMTDPGNMGRIQCPYHLWTYDLDGDLRSTPRSFEEASLNPDLDDSDVAGLDPDENGLLEVRTDSIGPLVFLNFADDPPLSLAEQAGKLKTRLESLPLEEYQHARRYVSEVACNWKTFGGNYSECDHCQANHQDWITGIQLDESALEVNDYHWVLHYTHEEDVEDELRIHDEHEAQFHYFWPNFTVNMYGTADGYGTYIVDPIDEERFQLIADYYFAEPELTEAEEEFVRTSRQLQEEDFELVERQYEGLRSGALGQGQLGPNEHTLHRFHRLAQEAYNA, from the coding sequence ATGACACGGTGGAACGAGGACGTCGACGAGGTGCAGGCCGTGAGCCCCGATATCACCGACGAGACGAATGCCCTGCCGGCGAAATACTTCACCGACCCCGACGTGTGGGAGATGGAGAAAGAGAAAGTGTTCTCCCGGTACTGGGTGTACGCCGGCCACGAGAACTGCATCCCCGACGCCGGCGATTACTTCACCCGCACCGTCGGCGACAAGCAGGTGATCGTCGCCCGCGACGAGGACGGCGACGTGCGCGCGTTCTACAACGTCTGTGCGCACCGCGGGTCGAAGATGGTCGCGGACACGCCGATGACCGACCCCGGGAACATGGGTCGGATCCAGTGTCCGTACCACCTCTGGACGTACGACCTCGACGGGGACCTGCGGAGCACGCCGCGGAGCTTCGAGGAGGCGAGTCTCAACCCGGACCTCGACGATTCGGACGTGGCCGGCCTCGACCCCGACGAGAACGGGTTACTGGAGGTCCGGACCGACAGCATCGGGCCGCTGGTCTTCCTGAACTTCGCCGACGATCCGCCGCTCTCCCTCGCCGAACAGGCCGGGAAGCTGAAGACGCGTCTGGAGTCCCTGCCGCTCGAGGAGTACCAGCACGCCCGCCGGTACGTCTCGGAGGTGGCGTGCAACTGGAAGACCTTCGGGGGGAACTACTCGGAGTGTGACCACTGCCAAGCGAACCACCAGGACTGGATCACGGGCATCCAGCTCGACGAGTCGGCGCTGGAGGTCAACGACTACCACTGGGTGCTCCACTACACCCACGAGGAGGACGTCGAGGACGAACTCCGCATCCACGACGAACACGAGGCACAGTTCCACTACTTCTGGCCCAACTTCACCGTCAACATGTACGGTACCGCCGACGGCTACGGCACCTACATCGTCGACCCCATCGACGAGGAGCGCTTCCAGTTGATCGCGGACTACTACTTCGCGGAGCCGGAGCTCACCGAGGCCGAAGAGGAGTTCGTCCGGACCAGCCGCCAGCTCCAGGAGGAGGACTTCGAACTGGTCGAACGCCAGTACGAGGGGCTCCGGTCCGGCGCGCTCGGACAGGGACAGCTCGGCCCGAACGAACACACCCTCCACCGCTTCCACCGACTCGCCCAGGAGGCCTACAACGCGTGA
- a CDS encoding methylenetetrahydrofolate reductase, translating to MSLTTHPDDASSLLADPRFELMPFDSFEGQMERLPDGAEIAVTASPQLGLDATVEWSERAAARGYDPIPHVAARYVRDGDHLDEVAGRLADAGITDIFVPGGDREDPIGEFESAHDLLVALEDLGYAFEEVGITGYPEGHDFLDDRTLAEAMERKAPHATYLTTQLCYDPEAVRRWIETVRDRGIDLPVEVGIPGVMKYQRLLSISQKVGVGDSVRFLRKTSGIVGFVRQLVGSRGKYTPDDLVDGLAPYAADPDYGIRGLHIYTFNQVDDTETWRRSRIDG from the coding sequence ATGTCTCTCACCACACACCCGGACGACGCATCGAGCCTGCTGGCCGATCCCCGCTTCGAGCTGATGCCCTTCGACAGCTTCGAGGGGCAGATGGAACGACTTCCCGATGGCGCCGAGATCGCGGTCACCGCCTCGCCACAGCTCGGCCTCGACGCGACGGTGGAGTGGTCGGAGCGGGCGGCGGCCCGCGGCTACGACCCCATCCCCCACGTCGCCGCACGCTACGTGCGCGACGGGGATCACCTCGACGAGGTCGCCGGCCGACTCGCCGACGCGGGTATCACCGATATCTTCGTGCCGGGCGGGGACCGCGAGGACCCGATCGGCGAGTTCGAATCGGCTCACGACCTCCTCGTGGCGCTCGAGGACCTCGGCTACGCCTTCGAGGAGGTCGGCATCACCGGCTACCCCGAGGGACACGACTTCCTCGACGATCGGACGCTGGCCGAGGCCATGGAGCGGAAGGCTCCCCACGCGACGTATCTCACGACGCAACTCTGTTACGACCCCGAGGCGGTCCGGCGGTGGATCGAGACGGTTCGGGACCGCGGGATCGACCTCCCCGTCGAGGTCGGCATCCCCGGCGTGATGAAGTATCAGCGCCTGCTGAGCATCTCACAGAAGGTCGGCGTCGGGGATTCGGTGCGCTTCCTCCGGAAGACCAGCGGGATCGTGGGGTTCGTCCGCCAACTCGTCGGGTCGCGCGGGAAGTACACCCCAGACGACCTGGTCGACGGACTGGCACCGTACGCCGCCGACCCCGACTACGGCATCCGGGGGCTCCACATCTACACCTTCAACCAGGTGGACGACACCGAAACGTGGCGCCGCAGCCGAATCGACGGGTGA
- a CDS encoding aminomethyl transferase family protein — MTDDHSSADAHPNHPEIDQSDRTLPRNLRQTGDPGIEMLVSTRVRKSPFFHKSFNEEGAWRCTVYNRIYHPRGLVEPEDGGAMKEYEALTESVTLWDVAVERQIRVKGPDAEALTNHLITRDATEIDPMHGKYVILCNEDGGILNDPILLRIAEDEFWFSISDSTLMQWIQGVNVGMDFDVEIDEIDVAPMQIQGPLSEDVMVEVVGDEVSDIPYYGLMEAEIDGCPVLVSQTGFSGEKGFEIYVQDASENAERVWDPVMETVKAHGGRQIAPGHHRRIAAGILSWGQDMDHETSPFQVNLGYQVPDDKDADYVGKAELERQKELIENGEYPFNLKLVGLKIAGEPIREYAPDFWIISDPDTGQECGYMTSPWWNPDLETNIGLGFVPAEKLQSETDALLNDEIYEEDLDLEFAVHLPDEYAEESGEPAYATVAEVPFKESVNPSAREQAKLNARQDSEN, encoded by the coding sequence ATGACAGACGACCACTCCTCGGCCGACGCCCACCCGAACCACCCGGAGATCGATCAGTCGGATCGGACGCTGCCACGGAACCTACGACAGACCGGCGATCCGGGCATCGAGATGCTCGTCTCGACGCGGGTCCGGAAGTCGCCCTTTTTCCACAAGTCGTTCAACGAGGAGGGGGCGTGGCGCTGTACGGTCTACAACCGGATCTACCATCCGCGCGGCCTCGTCGAGCCGGAAGACGGCGGCGCGATGAAGGAGTACGAGGCGCTGACCGAGAGCGTGACCCTGTGGGACGTCGCGGTGGAGCGACAGATCCGCGTCAAGGGACCGGACGCGGAGGCGCTCACTAACCACCTCATCACGCGCGACGCGACGGAGATCGACCCGATGCACGGGAAGTACGTCATCCTCTGTAACGAGGACGGCGGCATCCTGAACGACCCGATCCTCCTGCGGATCGCGGAGGACGAGTTCTGGTTCTCCATCTCCGATTCGACGCTCATGCAGTGGATCCAGGGTGTCAACGTCGGGATGGACTTCGACGTGGAGATCGACGAGATCGACGTCGCGCCGATGCAGATCCAGGGACCGCTCTCCGAGGACGTGATGGTCGAGGTCGTCGGCGACGAGGTGAGCGACATCCCCTACTACGGGCTGATGGAGGCGGAGATCGACGGCTGTCCGGTGTTGGTGAGCCAGACCGGCTTCTCCGGCGAGAAGGGCTTCGAGATCTACGTCCAGGACGCGAGCGAGAACGCCGAGCGCGTCTGGGACCCCGTGATGGAGACGGTGAAGGCCCACGGCGGTCGACAGATCGCCCCCGGTCACCACCGCCGGATCGCGGCCGGCATCCTCTCGTGGGGGCAGGACATGGATCACGAGACCTCGCCGTTCCAGGTCAACCTCGGCTACCAGGTCCCCGACGACAAGGACGCAGACTACGTCGGCAAGGCGGAACTCGAACGCCAGAAGGAGCTGATCGAGAACGGCGAGTACCCCTTCAATCTCAAGCTGGTCGGCCTGAAGATCGCCGGCGAGCCGATCCGTGAGTACGCGCCGGACTTCTGGATCATCTCGGATCCCGACACGGGCCAGGAGTGTGGCTACATGACTTCGCCGTGGTGGAACCCCGACCTCGAGACGAACATCGGACTCGGGTTCGTGCCCGCGGAGAAGCTACAGTCCGAGACCGACGCGCTCCTGAACGACGAGATCTACGAGGAGGACCTCGATCTGGAGTTCGCGGTCCATCTGCCCGACGAGTACGCCGAGGAGTCTGGCGAGCCCGCGTACGCGACGGTCGCGGAGGTCCCGTTCAAGGAGTCGGTCAACCCGAGCGCCCGCGAGCAGGCGAAGCTGAACGCCCGCCAGGACTCCGAGAACTGA